A single window of Aphidius gifuensis isolate YNYX2018 linkage group LG1, ASM1490517v1, whole genome shotgun sequence DNA harbors:
- the LOC122856421 gene encoding probable serine/threonine-protein kinase DDB_G0282963 gives MDNLVNKGPPQKKRTENIIRNFMYRDVGIGTAINASTKEFESIAETNLVLKDHKELKCCLPGTPKATFLLVFSPDGKKVASTHGNHNVCITDLTSGKNIRTLTGHPRTPWCIAFHPTSDILATGCLGGQVRVWDLSGGSEVWNTEGQTVIASLAFHPTERLLVIATYNEIHFWDWNETEPFAVATTRTEKEKVRFVAFDNFGRKLITGIANSNHHSQWDRPPINEQTNRTLLRPNRRSLSDRASFDTQARMHLWNDGSRWWEENNTDGLTSRTTSELRSQYRHTFRTALTANGQNLSTMSGSGTTASSTIGQQQQQQQQQSSSSSSSSSSSSRTNEQQHQNQQQQQQSQQQNSINDDDDERDRSRNRFRDLLMGLQARLGISPASFGQDNNSDNNDTNTVEQSQAPSSISQDNLTIQVRQNNNISNQDTTSRQLINRNTSRIDTILNAIDRNRWASSSSSSSSSSSSSSSSPPELSVFTYIPSSSPSASAASSSSSSQRPPVFTPPPPPPPPPPPPPPPPPPPPAPVSTINTTEPVEDDTNDNNGEFQFDLSWLDLDRNASYRNLIIQYDTLVRRYFNISRHRRNNNNTNNNDDDNTTNENSSQLNLPAALCTATERIINRLRYVLVANAQVNNTSLNRILYNLMINRQRNEIGSLSHMRQALTATSLNIRTCLSRLRKLRRQLREHIAILNSQLIDRSSRTYTFRNALRVEIDSLESFESQFRLGLSMIQRMKRLFERNNTFNRRNFNVTTNSTTNRDGSIDLEEINRIMAISSNSPDFVNNTNDNITTTTTTPTATTSSINSIQYPSTSSGTSTRRLSNDNDGDNDNVTLRKRRRINDDSNSSVGYYDVLNDLSHANSESLNDAQTSTTTTTPTPTSQTAGASSSSSPPGSSNFIVSSRSAFQPTTTPRASTSGININNQINDTSTDNFHAIITPENRAERTNEILQPVLWQMTRTLDTLINSCANTNESSSSSSSSSSDGETLPLNEDERNVTKVNTHNNNNNESDDDNDDDDDDDDEGDNNDNVVNLVDRIRNIDSLPEDHDYDEDEDDDEEEEQEEDENAEEDDTDENNDSVLVNVAEYDEERFQVRPNMNRLTLGGEMELDDDEAETEADIGEVEIGDDSDDADNNIPNNDNNLPSTSHSSSDNRRDIDDDEDDDDDDDEDNDNNDDNIAEQSENGYWLLEENSHSDSNHDDEHDDNDNTRRWTSRWIRIEPTNRTYENNEMQTISTRIDSRNSRNDTNVNINNDDNQNRALLAPVSSNASRYEQPPLFPFRSLRETQKITTRQNNNNNSNQQSLASTSSNNLTSSNHPITTNLNNIQVETPVSTTISSIPLPETSTTTTTTATEQIPNSADGELNFSEPQTSQLSQNNNDNVTSEQITLLKNLLKDIQSYRTLRGKWDLLLCRLRTLHMTTPTNDEQLNNEPSTSRGFHNNELTTDINLPSTSRETTSILTNIFTQDERDVLSALSNMIPRESSHEDRFFYKFLLHGLLVENNLLKETEEREQSPTSNSDHTYSSLTTITSSTSAIDNSLQNTTSTSSNTSNNNNNNNKFGKILTFSSKIMTKWNFNLQRMPLPRLQENRLNTDENTNDDNNTEPSTCIELLYRRTELHNRPQTNSDIGMNKYLEILNRVKERKPLSNNTNSTTNQNFIEDLILPIWQLYESLQSQYNTMPNDGRIISRTERINNDNNNLINDDPVESRRIIHHMTRDVLEEIYYHTVAPHPYDGTFERICFMFVLCREALELIDLLTAQTLIMFYDIRTTTNVDWSNLMIRDNTTTTTSSSSNTSVYLSNPSTSTGRRSHHHHHHHHHHHHHHRPSSSNTNMSTFALASEFKNIIEGIQNSLNTIVAGEQRLRTRLRNSQLSTANNNTNNTNNNSNNSSSTQEPNRRNRSIRTRSTRIPSLRPMLTARIMETLDRLRRPIRSQNNTNNTSTPVPTTASSSAPTSASLTSRYSMTYPLMRGPMSSRRGRFGFWSPRRDRREFTDLTSLSMTRRNNNNDRINIRNNTNRQRFNVPVVQVNNVPVNDFNNSTITNTRNNRINTSTSRNTLPQTMPPEIWTVPRGTNQPSTSNNRINQSESSSSSSQPQPREQEQEQRPPPQQQQQQSEPQQQQRQHIHLEGHPVSSSIFSTLVANRPRTGPYWMTQISWGSYLQPRSSLNLTSSGSVRQIPYPPPSNNMAGSGGDSGGNRGNSGGGGGGNTGTSRQPINVGVGNIGSDPANDDSDDIESREQVPVMSFNGLEVQSYRVQAWDFTDAEIPDITDPEKNVVVRECKIHNDASIGISSDGRYVATLLPSGRINVSTTLGVHSLQWETLGKRIYSTKVDQQVVSLSISPTHQHLVAGLGSRRSHPPVRPFSVALIYKFIDNPIDEDTDKDTNNSESRSYYNISDPIDRRYNEFLYSFDSYLTNYIGSPRSNRTSRNDDIKDNKKTMVLLRELQQSVPETSGNFTVNCIRWAPQPGQGIVYATNTGLLNILH, from the exons ATGGACAATTTAGTCAATAAGGGTCCACCACAAAAAAAACgtactgaaaatataatacgTAATTTTATGTATCGTGATGTTGGTATTGGTACAGCAATAAATGCAAGTACAAAAGAATTTGAATCAATTGCTGAAACAAATTTAGTACTTAAAGATCataaagaattaaaatgtTGTTTACCTGGTACTCCAAAAGCAAcatttttattagtatttagtCCAGATGGAAAAAAAGTTGCATCAACACATGGAAATCATAATGTATGTATAACTGATTTAACAAGTGGTAAAAATATACGTACATTAACTGGACATCCACGTACACCATGGTGTATTGCATTTCATCCAACATCAGATATATTAGCAACTGGTTGTCTTGGTGGACAAGTACGTGTATGGGATTTAAGTGGTGGTAGTGAAGTATGGAATACAGAGGGTCAAACAGTTATAGCATCACTTGCATTTCATCCAACAGAACGTTTACTTGTTATTGCAACATATAATGAAATACATTTTTGGGATTGGAATGAAACAGAGCCATTTGCTGTTGCAACAACACGtacagaaaaagaaaaagtacgTTTTGttgcatttgataattttggaagaaaattaataactggTATTGCTAATTCAAATCATCATTCACAATGGGATCGTCCACCAATTAATGAACAAACAAATCGTACATTATTACGTCCAAATCGTAGATCATTAAGTGATAGAGCATCATTTGATACACAAGCACGTATGCATTTATGGAATGATGGTTCACGTTGGTGGgaagaaaataatactgaTGGTTTAACATCACGTACAACATCTGAATTACGTTCACAATATCGTCATACATTTAGAACAGCATTAACAGCTAATggacaaaatttatcaacaatgagTGGTTCTGGAACAACTGCATCATCAACTATTggacaacaacagcaacaacaacaacaacaatcatcatcatcatcatcgtcttcatcatcttcatcacgTACAAatgaacaacaacatcaaaaccaacagcaacaacaacaatcacaacaacaaaattcaattaatgatgatgatgatgaaagagATCGTTCACGTAATCGTTTTCGTGATTTATTAATGGGTTTACAAGCACGTTTAGGCATATCACCAGCAAGTTTTGGACAAGATAATAATtcagataataatgatacaaataCTGTTGAACAGAGTCAAGCACCGTCATCAATATCCCAAGATAATCTTACAATTCAAGTacgacaaaataataatatatcaaatcaAGATACAACATCACgtcaattaattaatcgtAATACATCAAGAATTGACACAATATTAAATGCTATTGATCGTAATCGTTgggcatcatcatcatcgtcatcgtcatcgtcatcatcatcatcttcttcatcaCCACCAGAACTAAGTGTTTTTACTTATattccatcatcatcaccatcagcatcagcagcatcatcatcatcatcatcacaaagaCCACCAGTATTTActccaccaccacctccacctcCTCCACCtcctccaccaccaccaccgccACCTCCACCTCCAGCACCAGTGTCAACAATAAATACTACTGAACCAGTTGAAGATgatacaaatgataataatggtgaatttcaatttgatttatcatgGCTTGATCTTGATCGTAATGCAAGTTATCGTAATTTAATCATACAGTATGATACACTTGTACGacgttattttaatatatcacgACATCGtcgtaacaataataatactaataataatgatgatgataatacaacAAACGAGAATTCAAGTCAATTAAATCTTCCAGCAGCATTGTGTACTGCTActgaaagaataataaatagattGAGATATGTTTTAGTTGCAAATGCCCAAGTTAATAATACAAGTTTAAAtagaatattatataatttaatgataaatagacAAAGAAATGAAATTGGTTCATTATCACATATGCGACAAGCATTAACAGcaacatcattaaatatacgTACATGTTTATCACGTTTACGTAAATTACGAAGACAATTACGTGAACATATAGCaatattaaattcacaatTAATTGATAGAAGTTCACGTACATATACATTTAGAAATGCACTTAGAGTTGAAATTGATTCACTTGAAAGTTTTGAATCACAATTTCGTCTTGGTTTATCAATGATACAAAGAATGAAACGTTTATTTGAAcgtaataatacatttaatagacgtaattttaatgttacaacaaattcaacaacaaatcGTGATGGTTCAATTGATTTAGAAGAAATTAATCGTATTATGGCTATTAGCAGTAATTCACCagattttgttaataatacaaatgataatataacaacaacaacaacaacgccAACAGCAACAACGTCATCAATAAACAGTATACAATATCCAAGTACATCATCAGGTACAAGTACAAGACGTTTATCAAATGACAATGATGGagataatgataatgttacATTGAGAAAACGTAGAAgaataaatgatgatagtaATTCAAGTGTTGGTTATTATGATGtgttaaatgatttatctCATGCTAATTCTGAATCATTAAATGATGCgcaaacatcaacaacaacaacaaccccAACTCCAACATCACAAACAGCAGGtgcgtcatcatcatcatcaccacctggatcatcaaattttattgtatcatCACGATCAGCATTTCAGCCAACAACAACACCGCGAGCATCAACATCtggaataaatattaataatcaaattaatgatACATCAACTGATAATTTTCATGCAATAATAACACCAGAAAATCGTGCTGAAagaacaaatgaaatattacaACCAGTATTATGGCAAATGACACGTACACTtgatacattaattaattcatgtgcaaatacaaatgaatcttcatcatcatcatcatcatcatcatctgatgGTGAAACACTACCATTGAATGAAGATGAAAGAAATGTTACAAAAGTTaatacacataataataataacaatgaaagtgatgatgataacgatgatgatgatgatgatgatgatgaaggtgACAATAACGATAATGTTGTTAATCTAGTTGATAGAATAAGAAATATTGATAGTTTACCTGAAGATCATGATTATGATGaggatgaagatgatgatgaagaggaGGAGCAAGAAGAGGATGAAAATGCAGAAGAAGATGACactgatgaaaataatgacaGTGTTCTTGTTAATGTAGCAGAATATGATGAAGAAAGATTTCAAGTTAGGCCAAATATGAATAGATTAACACTTGGTGGTGAAATGgaacttgatgatgatgaagctgAAACAGAAGCTGATATTGGAGAAGTTGAAATTGGTGATGATTCTGATGatgctgataataatataccaaataatgataataatttaccaagtaCAAGTCATTCATCATCTGATAATCGTcgtgatattgatgatgatgaagatgatgatgacgacgatgatgaagataatgataataatgatgataatattgctGAACAATCAGAAAATGGTTATTGGTTACTTGAAGAAAATAGTCATTCAGATTCAAATCATGATGATGAACatgatgacaatgataatACACGTAGATGGACTAGTCGTTGGATACGTATTGAACCAACAAATCGtacatatgaaaataatgaaatgcAAACAATATCAACAAGAATTGATTCACGTAATTCACGTAATGATACaaatgttaatataaataatgatgataatcaaAATCGTGCATTATTAGCACCAGTATCATCTAATGCAAGTCGTTATGAACAACCACCATTATTTCCATTTAGAAGTCTTCgtgaaacacaaaaaataacaactcgtcaaaataataataataatagtaatcaaCAATCACTCGCATCAACTTCtagtaataatttaacttCAAGTAATCATccaataacaacaaatttaaataatattcaagtcGAAACACCagtttcaacaacaatatcatcaatacCATTACCagaaacatcaacaacaacaacaacaacagcaacagaaCAAATACCAAATTCTGCTGAtggtgaattaaattttagtgAACCACAAACCTCACaattatcacaaaataataacgaCAATGTAACAAGTGaacaaataacattattaaaaaatttattaaaagatataCAATCATATCGTACATTACGTGGTAAAtgggatttattattatgtagaTTACGTACATTACACATGACAACACCAACAAATgatgaacaattaaataatgaaccATCAACATCACGTGGTTTTCATAACAATGAATTAACAACAGATATTAATTTACCATCAACATCAAGAGAAACAAcatcaattttaacaaatatatttacacaaGATGAAAGAGATGTATTATCAGCATTATCAAATATGATACCACGTGAATCAAGCCATGaagatagatttttttataaatttttattacatggattattagttgaaaataatttattaaaagaaactGAAGAAAGAGAGCAATCACCAACATCAAATAGTGATCATACATATTCaagtttaacaacaataacatcatcaacatcagctattgataattcattgcaaaatacaacatcaacatcatcaaataccagtaacaacaataataacaataataaatttggtaaaatattaacattttcatcaaaaataatgacaaaatgGAATTTTAATCTTCAAAGAATGCCATTACCAAGATTACAAGAAAATCGATTGAATAcagatgaaaatacaaatgatgataataatacagaGCCATCAACATGTATTGAATTGTTATATCGTAGAACAGAATTACATAATAGACCACAAACAAATTCTGATATtggaatgaataaatatttagaaatattaaatcgtGTTAAAGAACGCAAGCCACTAagtaataatacaaattcaacaacaaaccAAAATTTCATTGAAGATTTAATACTTCCAATTTGGCAATTATATGAATCATTACAAAGTCAATACAATACAATGCCAAATGACGGTCGTATTATTTCACGTActgaaagaataaataatgataataataatttaataaatgatgatccAGTTGAAAGTAGAAGAATAATTCATCATATGACAAGAGATGTTTTAgaagaaatatattatcatactGTTGCACCACATCCATATGATGGTACATTTGAAAGAATATGTTTTATGTTTGTTCTTTGTCGTGAAGCATtagaattaattgatttattaacagcacaaacattaataatgttttatgATATACGTACAACAACAAATGTTGATTGgtcaaatttaatgataagagataatacaacaacaacaacatcatcatcatcaaatacatctgtatatttatcaaatccaTCAACATCAACTGGTAGAAgatctcatcatcatcatcatcatcatcatcatcaccatcatcatcatcgtccttcatcatcaaatacaaatatGTCAACATTTGCACTTGCATcagagtttaaaaatattattgaaggtatacaaaatagtttaaatacaattgttgCTGGTGAACAAAGACTACGTACAAGATTACGTAATTCACAATTATCAACtgctaataataatactaataatactaataataatagtaataatagtagtagtaCACAAGAACCAAATAGACGTAATAGATCAATAAGAACAAGATCAACAAGAATACCATCATTACGTCCAATGTTAACAGCACGTATTATGGAAACATTAGATCGTTTGAGACGACCAATAAgatcacaaaataatacaaataatacatcaacacCAGTACcaacaacagcatcatcatcagcacCAACATCAGCATCATTAACATCACGTTACAGTATGACATATCCATTAATGAGAGGACCAATGTCATCACGTCGTGGACGTTTTGGTTTTTGGTCACCACGTAGAGATCGTCGTGAATTTACAGatttaacatcattatcaatgacaagacgtaataataataatgacagaaTTAATATTCGTAATAATACAAATCGTCAACGATTTAATGTACCAGTTGTACAAGTTAATAATGTACCagttaatgattttaataattcaacaataacaaatacaagaaataatagaataaatacaTCAACATCACGTAATACACTTCCTCAAACAATGCCACCAGAAATTTGGACTGTTCCACGTGGTACAAATCAACCAAGTACATCAAATAACCGTATTAATCAATCAgaatcatcgtcatcatcatcacaaccaCAACCACGAGAACAAGAGCAAGAACAACGACCaccaccacaacaacaacaacaacaatcagaaccacaacaacaacaacgacaacatATACATCTAGAAGGTCATCcagtatcatcatcaatattttcaacactTGTAGCAAATCGTCCAAGAACTGGACCATATTGGATGACACAAATAAGTTGGGGCAGTTATTTACAACCAAGATCATCACTTAATTTAACATCAAGTGGTTCTGTCAGACAAATTCCTTATCCACCTCCTTCTAATAATATGGCTGGATCTGGTGGTGATAGTGGCGGTAATCGTGGTaatagtggtggtggtggtggtggtaatacTGGTACTTCACGTCAGCCAATTAATGTTGGTGTTGGTAATATTGGTTCAGATCCAGCAAatgatgatagtgatgatATTGAAAGTAGAGAACAAGTACCAGTCATGTCATTTAATGGATTAGAAGTACAAAGCTATCGTGTTCAAGCATGGGATTTTACTGATGCTGAAATACCTGATATTACTGAtc ctgaaaaaaatgttgttgtGCGTGAATGTAAAATTCATAATGATGCAAGTATTGGAATATCATCAGACGGCAGATATGTTGCAACTTTATTACCATCTGGACGTATTAATGTTTCAACAACAttag gTGTTCATAGTCTTCAATGGGAAACACTTGGTAAACGTATATACTCAACAAAAGTTGATCAACAAGttgtatcattatcaatatcaccAACTCATCAACATCTTGTTGCTGGTCTTGGTTCACGTAGATCACATCCACCAGTAAGACCATTTTCAGttgcattaatatataaatttattgataatccAATTGATGAAGATACTGATAAAGACACAAATAATTCAGAATCACGttcttattataatataagTGATCCAATTGATCGTAGatacaatgaatttttatatagttttgatagttatttaacaaattatattgGTAGTCCAAGATCAAATCGTACATCAAgaaatgatgatattaaagataataaaaaaacaatggtATTACTTAGAGAATTACAACAGTCAGTACCAGAAACATCTGGTAATTTTACTGTTAATTGTATTAGATGGGCACCACAACCAGGTCAAGGTATTGTTTATGCAACAAATACCGGTCTTCTTAATATTCTACATTga
- the LOC122857080 gene encoding zinc finger protein 567-like, which yields MIHLQKINLKLCRLCGKDKPRGTDVFEDKIKGAVLISIINKYFPKEVINVSTNDIFSKYVCMDCEQKICSFDEFCLMVANVQKQLTAPSLEIDFAEDMLCHLKENELSIDKEKYYSIDDNNKKHKCQQCGKTFRCHAHLERHNRIHTGQRPFVCNICQMSFNQPEILTKHLESHQARKMYNCNICNQSFRFKVSLKSHMLNLHPSNDNTIITNNKNKSLNCIDCGKIFATKYKLQRHMRCHTGERPYNCNYCNRTFSQTGNLKLHQLKCSSTIIEIQNIQQQQQLQHSTNIQHNNNDKLICLNNDLNEQTIDHHYSQIYITDSDINQTINETINSTVNDTSSYLKNYDNQIYNIDNDIETILNCDVDHLQTTSKYTNNDDDVDKLSHCLKQPETPELIHSLLYDEL from the exons atgattcatttacaaaaaattaatttaaaattgtgtcGATTATGTGGCAAGGATAAACCAAGAGGTACAGATGTttttgaagataaaataaaaggagcagtattaatttcaataatcaataaatattttccaaaagag gtGATAAATGTATCgacaaatgatatattttcaaaatatgtGTGTATGGATTGCgaacaaaaaatatgtagttttgatgaattttgtttgATGGTTGCAAATGTACAAAAACAACTTACTGCACCATCATTAGAAATTGACTTTGCTGAG GATATGTTGTGtcatttgaaagaaaatgaattgtcaatagataaagaaaaatattattcaattgatgataataataaaaaacataaatgtcAACAATGTGGAAAAACATTTAGATGTCATGCACATTTGGAACGACACAATCGTATTCATACTGGTCAACGACCATTTGTATGCAAT ATATGTCAAATGTCATTTAATCAACcagaaatattaacaaaacatCTTGAAAGTCATCAAGCaagaaaaatgtataattgCAATATTTGTAATCAATCATTTCGTTTTAAAGTATCATTAAAATCTCATATGTTGAATTTACATCcatcaaatgataatacaataataacaaataataaaaataagtcatTAAATTGCATTGATTgtggaaaaatatttgcaacaaaatataaattacaacgTCATATGAGATGTCATACTGGTGAACGTCcatataattgtaattattgtaATCGTACATTTTCACAAActggtaatttaaaattacatcaattaaaatgttcatcaacaataattgaaatacaaaatatacaacaacaacaacagctccaacattcaacaaatatacaacataataataatgataaattaatatgtttaaataatgatttaaatgaacaaaCAATTGATCATCATTATtcccaaatatatataactgaTAGTGACATCAatcaaacaattaatgaaacaattaattcaactgttaatgatacatcatcatatttaaaaaattatgataatcaaatatataatattgataatgatattgaaaCAATACTTAATTGTGATGTTGATCATCTTCAAACAACAAgcaaatatacaaataatgatgatgatgttgataaattatcacatTGTTTGAAACAACCAGAAACACCAGAATTAATTCACAGTCTTCTGTatgatgaattataa
- the LOC122856798 gene encoding CDK5RAP1-like protein, protein MSGIRYVTSRFGIGQSRNLLSKNWHKNCELIRNNDINRIFYNLYSKTINVNNRIEDNELINNIELPDGINLPNDSTINKVASIADKTKKRTLPNGPDLADFILLNSQATKEKNSISYHRYRKHPYLRDSYGPNQNVYFDVYGCQMNVNDTEVVWSVLKKHGYNRTMDIEEADIILIVTCAIREGAEQKVWGRLDSLTSLKKKRHQMVSKLPLRIGVLGCMAERLKEKILDKKKMVDIVAGPDSYRDLPRLLSITETHDTAINVALSFDETYADITPVRLNPDSLSAFVTIMRGCDNMCTYCIVPFVRGRERSRPAESIIDEVRKLSDEGVKEVTLLGQNVNSYRDLTKSDNYQEQNNLTKLAKGFKTVYKPKIGGIRFSDLLDKVSLVNPEMRIRFTSPHPKDFPDEVLQLISERPNICKQLHLPAQSGNSAVLERMRRGYTRESYIELVNHIRDIIPTIKLSSDFIAGFCGETESEFIDTLTLMETVQYNNAFLFAYSLREKTTAHRRLNDNVTQAVKNDRLQRMISLFRGHAEKLNRMQVGTQQLVLIEGKSRRSNETLSGRTDGNTRVLIPNPAIPSNVKSDTMRDIKPGDYIVAQICGSNSNSLTGIPLYHSTISDYQLRSENNNSQYMRRL, encoded by the exons atgaGTGGTATACGTTATGTGACAAGCCGTTTTGGTATTGGACAatcaagaaatttattatcaaaaaattggcATAAAAATTGTGAATTAATACGTAACAATGACATAAAcagaatattttataatttatattccaaaacaataaatgtaaataatagaatagaagataatgaattaataaataatattgaattaccagatggtattaatttaccaaatgattcaacaataaataaagtagCAAGTATTgctgataaaacaaaaaaacgtaCATTACCAAATGGACCAGATTTAgctgattttatattattaaattcacaagcaacaaaagaaaaaaattcaatatcttATCATCGTTATCGTAAACATCCATATTTACGTGATAGTTATGGTCCAAatcaaaatgtttattttgatgtttatgGTTGTCAAATGAATGTTAATGATACTGAAGTTGTATGGtctgtattaaaaaaacatggtTACAATAGAACAATGGACATTGAAGAAGctgatataatattaatagtaaCATGTGCTATTAGAGAAGGAGCTGAACAAAAAGTATGGGGACGTCTTGATTCATtaacatcattaaaaaaaaaaagacatcaaATGGTTAGTAAATTACCACTTAGAATTGGTGTACTTGGTTGTATGGCAGAaagattaaaagaaaaaatacttgataaaaaaaaaatggttgataTTGTTGCTGGACCAGATAGTTATCGTGATTTACCaagattattatcaataactgAAACACATGATACAGCTATTAATGTTGCATTATCATTTGATGAAACTTATGCTGATATAACACCAGTTAGATTAAATCCAGATTCATTATCTGCATTtgt aACAATTATGAGAGGATGTGATAATATGTGTACATATTGTATTGTACCATTTGTACGTGGAAGAGAGCGATCAAGACCAGCTGAAAGTATTATTGATGAAGTTAGAAAATTATCAGATGAAGGTGTTAAAGAAGTAACATTACTTGGACAAAATGTCAATAGTTATAGAGATTTAACAAAGTCAGATAATTATCaagaacaaaataatttaacaaaattagcAAAAGGTTTTAAAACAGTGTATAAACCAAAAATTGGTGGTATTAGATTTAGTGATTTACTTGATAAAGTATCACTTGTTAATCCAGAAATGAGAATAag gTTTACATCACCACATCCAAAAGATTTTCCTGATGaagttttacaattaatatcaGAACGTCCAAATATATGTAAACAATTACATTTACCAGCTCAAAGTGGAAATTCAGCAGTACTTGAAAGAATGAGACGTGGTTATACACGTGAATCATATATTGAATTAGTAAATCATATACGTGATATAAtaccaacaataaaattatcaagtgattTTATTGCTGGTTTTTGTGGTGAAACAGAAAGTGAATTTATTGATACGCTAACATTAATGGAAACTGtacaatataataatgcatttttatttgcatataGTTTACGTGAAAAAACAACTGCACACAGACGTTTAAATGACAATGTAACACAGGCTGTTAAAAATGATAGATTACAAAGAATGATATCATTATTTAGAGGTCAtgcagaaaaattaaatagaatgCAAGTTGGTACACAACAATTGGTACTTATTGAAGGCAAAAGTAGAAGATCAAACGAAACTTTATCAGGGCGTACTGATGGTAACACAAGAGTTTTAATACCAAATCCAGCAATACCAAGTAATGTTAAATCAGATACCATGAGAGATATCAAACCTGGTGATTATATTGTTGCACAAATTTGTGGTTCTAATTCAAATTCATTAACTGGTATTCCACTGTATCATTCGACAATATCAGACTATCAATTGagaagtgaaaataataatagccaATACATGAGGCggttataa